The Cucumis melo cultivar AY chromosome 5, USDA_Cmelo_AY_1.0, whole genome shotgun sequence genome has a segment encoding these proteins:
- the LOC103492927 gene encoding DNA repair protein XRCC3 homolog encodes MTPENLLHLLQTTQKCTFGCPTIDRSVGGGIACSSLTEIVAESGCGKTQLCLQLSLCAQLPLSNGGLNASSLYIHTEFPFPFRRLQQLSQAFSSSYPQFSNPSDHIFVEPVHSAHQLFDIMPKIESSLENRNSHLPIRLIVIDSIAALFRSDFDNTPSDLKRRSSLFFKISGKLKLLAKKYSLAVVLTNQVVDLMGSSDGLNALRIGNLKFLCSSERRVCPALGLAWANCVNSRLFLSRNEEVVGEGEGMVNGSELVQRRKTRRWLHVVFAPHLPKSSCEYVINREGVVGVES; translated from the coding sequence ATGACGCCGGAAAATCTCCTCCATCTCCTTCAAACCACCCAAAAATGCACCTTCGGCTGTCCGACCATCGACCGCTCCGTCGGCGGCGGCATCGCTTGTAGCTCCCTCACTGAGATCGTCGCCGAAAGCGGCTGCGGCAAAACCCAACTCTGTCTCCAGCTCTCTCTCTGCGCTCAGCTCCCTCTCTCCAATGGCGGCCTCAACGCCTCATCTCTCTACATCCACACCGAGTTCCCTTTTCCTTTCCGACGCCTTCAACAGCTTTCCCAAGCATTTTCCTCGTCATATCCCCAATTTTCCAATCCCTCCGATCACATCTTTGTCGAACCTGTTCACTCTGCCCACCAACTGTTCGACATAATGCCCAAGATAGAATCCTCCCTTGAAAATCGAAATTCCCATTTACCCATCAGGCTTATTGTGATCGATTCGATTGCGGCCTTGTTTCGCTCTGATTTTGACAACACCCCATCTGATCTCAAGAGGAGATCGTCTCTGTTTTTCAAGATTTCTGGGAAGTTGAAGCTATTGGCTAAGAAGTATTCTTTGGCTGTTGTGTTGACGAATCAGGTGGTTGATTTGATGGGTTCTTCTGATGGATTGAATGCTTTGAGAATTGGGAATTTGAAGTTCTTGTGTTCGTCGGAGAGACGGGTTTGCCCGGCATTAGGGCTGGCGTGGGCTAATTGTGTCAATTCAAGATTGTTTCTGTCAAGAAATGAGGAAGTTGTGGGGGAAGGTGAAGGGATGGTGAATGGAAGTGAATTAgtacaaagaagaaaaacaagaagaTGGCTTCATGTTGTTTTTGCACCACATTTGCCTAAATCATCTTGTGAGTATGTAATCAACAGAGAAGGAGTTGTGGGAGTTGAAAGCTAA
- the LOC103492935 gene encoding uncharacterized protein LOC103492935 isoform X2: MLVANSFDLWKKDGFFSAAEQVQESADTMEFAYRTWIRERREGLSPDDLDELRREVQTALGTAKWQLEEFEKAVRVNCRSRSEEHLLERHRLFIAAIGNQISHVEAALRKSYDKEGRQPLRWVNLNEEECNDLATFLSGVSEVPQSAKTESSLCRSSAKSSIYENHERVVADMNPTSTCSLSNSSKMKGNKYVDAVDIDSSKVKDLEVKENFGRVDDALCKMDRSTKVRRASPPTVPDLQIVIVDENQERKQSITSLEVSRKGKSGPVFWKRGCGKFSQLFGRVQQRQMYRPWHLQLACSVQFTLALMLTIFLIGVEHAVEEQ; the protein is encoded by the exons ATGTTAGTTGCAAATAGTTTCGATTTGTGGAAGAAAGATGGGTTCTTTTCTGCCGCTGAGCAGGTTCAAGAATCTGCCGATAC GATGGAGTTTGCATATAGGACTTGgattagagagagaagagaagggcTAAGTCCTGATGATTTGGACGAACTCCGTCGAGAGGTTCAAACGGCTCTTGGTACAGCCAAATGGCAG CTGGAAGAGTTTGAGAAAGCTGTTAGAGTTAACTGTCGTTCCAGAAGTGAAGAACATTTGTTGGAAAGACATAGACTATTTATTGCAGCCATTGGAAATCAAATTTCCCATGTTGAAGCTGCTTTAAGAAAATCTTATGACAAAGAGGGCAGGCAGCCACTTCGATGGGTAAATCTAAATGAGGAAGAATGCAATGATTTGGCTACATTCCTCTCTGGTGTATCGGAAGTACCACAAAGTGCAAAAACTGAATCATCTTTGTGTAGGTCTTCAGCAAAAAGTTCTATATATGAGAATCATGAACGAGTAGTGGCAGATATGAATCCTACTTCTACTTGTAGTTTGAGTAATTCCTCTAAAATGAAGGGCAATAAATATGTTGATGCTGTAGATATAGACTCATCGAAAGTCAAAGATCTGGAAGTGAAAGAAAATTTTGGAAGAGTAGATGATGCACTATGCAAAATGGATAGATCAACAAAGGTAAGGAGAGCAAGTCCACCAACTGTTCCTGACCTGCAAATTGTAATTGTGGATGAAAATCAAGAGAGAAAACAGTCTATTACAAGTTTGGAAGTTTCAAGAAAAGGAAAATCGGGACCAGTCTTCTGGAAACGCGGATGTGGAAAATTTTCTCAG CTTTTTGGTAGGGTTCAGCAGCGACAAATGTACAGACCCTGGCATCTTCAGCTTGCATGTTCTGTTCAATTTACTCTTGCTTTGATGTTGACTATATTCTTGATCG GCGTTGAACACGCGGTTGAAGAACAATAA
- the LOC103492935 gene encoding uncharacterized protein LOC103492935 isoform X3 — protein sequence MLVANSFDLWKKDGFFSAAEQVQESADTMEFAYRTWIRERREGLSPDDLDELRREVQTALGTAKWQLEEFEKAVRVNCRSRSEEHLLERHRLFIAAIGNQISHVEAALRKSYDKEGRQPLRWVNLNEEECNDLATFLSGVSEVPQSAKTESSLCRSSAKSSIYENHERVVADMNPTSTCSLSNSSKMKGNKYVDAVDIDSSKVKDLEVKENFGRVDDALCKMDRSTKVRRASPPTVPDLQIVIVDENQERKQSITSLEVSRKGKSGPVFWKRGCGKFSQLFGRVQQRQMYRPWHLQLACSVQFTLALMLTIFLIVPIVFYSA from the exons ATGTTAGTTGCAAATAGTTTCGATTTGTGGAAGAAAGATGGGTTCTTTTCTGCCGCTGAGCAGGTTCAAGAATCTGCCGATAC GATGGAGTTTGCATATAGGACTTGgattagagagagaagagaagggcTAAGTCCTGATGATTTGGACGAACTCCGTCGAGAGGTTCAAACGGCTCTTGGTACAGCCAAATGGCAG CTGGAAGAGTTTGAGAAAGCTGTTAGAGTTAACTGTCGTTCCAGAAGTGAAGAACATTTGTTGGAAAGACATAGACTATTTATTGCAGCCATTGGAAATCAAATTTCCCATGTTGAAGCTGCTTTAAGAAAATCTTATGACAAAGAGGGCAGGCAGCCACTTCGATGGGTAAATCTAAATGAGGAAGAATGCAATGATTTGGCTACATTCCTCTCTGGTGTATCGGAAGTACCACAAAGTGCAAAAACTGAATCATCTTTGTGTAGGTCTTCAGCAAAAAGTTCTATATATGAGAATCATGAACGAGTAGTGGCAGATATGAATCCTACTTCTACTTGTAGTTTGAGTAATTCCTCTAAAATGAAGGGCAATAAATATGTTGATGCTGTAGATATAGACTCATCGAAAGTCAAAGATCTGGAAGTGAAAGAAAATTTTGGAAGAGTAGATGATGCACTATGCAAAATGGATAGATCAACAAAGGTAAGGAGAGCAAGTCCACCAACTGTTCCTGACCTGCAAATTGTAATTGTGGATGAAAATCAAGAGAGAAAACAGTCTATTACAAGTTTGGAAGTTTCAAGAAAAGGAAAATCGGGACCAGTCTTCTGGAAACGCGGATGTGGAAAATTTTCTCAG CTTTTTGGTAGGGTTCAGCAGCGACAAATGTACAGACCCTGGCATCTTCAGCTTGCATGTTCTGTTCAATTTACTCTTGCTTTGATGTTGACTATATTCTTGATCG TTCCCATTGTTTTCTATTCAGCTTGA
- the LOC103492935 gene encoding uncharacterized protein LOC103492935 isoform X1, with amino-acid sequence MLVANSFDLWKKDGFFSAAEQVQESADTMEFAYRTWIRERREGLSPDDLDELRREVQTALGTAKWQLEEFEKAVRVNCRSRSEEHLLERHRLFIAAIGNQISHVEAALRKSYDKEGRQPLRWVNLNEEECNDLATFLSGVSEVPQSAKTESSLCRSSAKSSIYENHERVVADMNPTSTCSLSNSSKMKGNKYVDAVDIDSSKVKDLEVKENFGRVDDALCKMDRSTKVRRASPPTVPDLQIVIVDENQERKQSITSLEVSRKGKSGPVFWKRGCGKFSQLFGRVQQRQMYRPWHLQLACSVQFTLALMLTIFLIGEFLIFLQVVWHSSFITLQNLDLYLKHVIYV; translated from the exons ATGTTAGTTGCAAATAGTTTCGATTTGTGGAAGAAAGATGGGTTCTTTTCTGCCGCTGAGCAGGTTCAAGAATCTGCCGATAC GATGGAGTTTGCATATAGGACTTGgattagagagagaagagaagggcTAAGTCCTGATGATTTGGACGAACTCCGTCGAGAGGTTCAAACGGCTCTTGGTACAGCCAAATGGCAG CTGGAAGAGTTTGAGAAAGCTGTTAGAGTTAACTGTCGTTCCAGAAGTGAAGAACATTTGTTGGAAAGACATAGACTATTTATTGCAGCCATTGGAAATCAAATTTCCCATGTTGAAGCTGCTTTAAGAAAATCTTATGACAAAGAGGGCAGGCAGCCACTTCGATGGGTAAATCTAAATGAGGAAGAATGCAATGATTTGGCTACATTCCTCTCTGGTGTATCGGAAGTACCACAAAGTGCAAAAACTGAATCATCTTTGTGTAGGTCTTCAGCAAAAAGTTCTATATATGAGAATCATGAACGAGTAGTGGCAGATATGAATCCTACTTCTACTTGTAGTTTGAGTAATTCCTCTAAAATGAAGGGCAATAAATATGTTGATGCTGTAGATATAGACTCATCGAAAGTCAAAGATCTGGAAGTGAAAGAAAATTTTGGAAGAGTAGATGATGCACTATGCAAAATGGATAGATCAACAAAGGTAAGGAGAGCAAGTCCACCAACTGTTCCTGACCTGCAAATTGTAATTGTGGATGAAAATCAAGAGAGAAAACAGTCTATTACAAGTTTGGAAGTTTCAAGAAAAGGAAAATCGGGACCAGTCTTCTGGAAACGCGGATGTGGAAAATTTTCTCAG CTTTTTGGTAGGGTTCAGCAGCGACAAATGTACAGACCCTGGCATCTTCAGCTTGCATGTTCTGTTCAATTTACTCTTGCTTTGATGTTGACTATATTCTTGATCGGTGAGTTTCTAATTTTTCTCCAAGTTGTTTGGCATTCTAGTTTTATAACTTTACAAAATTTGGATTTGTATTTGAAACATGTTATTTATGTCTAG